A genomic segment from Glycine soja cultivar W05 chromosome 18, ASM419377v2, whole genome shotgun sequence encodes:
- the LOC114395665 gene encoding transcription factor CYCLOIDEA-like, with amino-acid sequence MFPSTNYTSSGSYPRFPSSSSSTSPYPSFTLLHPENSSSSNNTFLHDPLALTYIPSHYHAPIPETLANWAVADCAILNQDLGGALYGITKKPMKKATKKDRHSKIHTSQGLRDRRVRLSIEIARKFFDLQDMLGFDKASNTLDWLFTKSKKAIKELTRSKHSVESFEFSSSSEGEVVSTIQQQDLQQQHGINLENGKLKEPAAYCVKAKMKESREKARARAREKTSSKVLCNTSGEGKVQELKKKCPATENPQILNQLRSTLQPPHPQNVGGEVPRDDDFNVIEESIVIRRKLKHTLMSSNIHHQNAVIPKEASVNNSDYHSFPNLSPNWEANNGANGRSTFCAIASMNLSTGLQIFGKSWEECTNPHPS; translated from the exons ATGTTCCCTTCCACTAATTACACCTCCTCAGGCTCTTACCCTCGTttcccttcatcttcttcttccacttcaCCCTATCCTTCTTTTACTCTCCTTCATCCTGAAAATTCTTCTTCCAGCAACAACACCTTTCTTCATGATCCACTTGCTCTTACCTACATACCCTCTCATTACCATGCTCCAATCCCAGAAACACTAGCCAATTGGGCAGTTGCAGATTGTGCAATACTGAATCAGGATCTAGGTGGTGCCCTTTATGGCATCACCAAGAAACCAATGAAGAAAGCAACTAAGAAAGACAGGCACAGCAAGATTCATACTTCTCAGGGTTTGAGGGACAGAAGGGTTAGGCTTTCCATTGAGATCGCACGCAAGTTCTTTGATCTTCAAGATATGTTAGGGTTTGACAAAGCCAGCAACACCCTTGACTGGCTCTTCACAAAGTCCAAGAAGGCAATTAAGGAGCTTACTCGAAGCAAGCACAGTGTTGAAAGCTTCGAGTTCTCCTCATCTTCTGAGGGTGAAGTAGTTTCTACTATCCAGCAACAAGACCTACAACAACAACATGGGATAAATTTGGAAAATGGGAAGTTGAAAGAACCTGCAGCTTATTGTGTTAAAGCAAAGATGAAGGAATCAAGGGAAAAAGCAAGGGCAAGAGCAagggaaaagactagtagcaaGGTATTGTGCAACACAAGTGGCGAAGGGAAGGTGCAAGAGTTGAAGAAAAAGTGCCCTGCAACTGAAAACCCTCAAATCCTGAACCAGTTAAGGTCAACCCTTCAACCTCCTCATCCTCAAAATGTGGGTGGAGAAGTGCCAAGAGATGATGACTTCAACGTTATTGAGGAATCCATTGTCATCAGAAGAAAGTTGAAACACACTTTGATGTCTTCCAATATTCATCATCAAAACGCTGTGATCCCTAAGGAAGCAAGTGTAAACAACAGTGACTACCACTCCTTCCCCAATTTGTCTCCAAATTGGGAAGCTAATAATGGTGCCAATGGACGCTCCACCTTTTGTGCAATAGCCAGCATGAATCTGTCTACAG GGCTTCAAATTTTTGGAAAATCTTGGGAGGAGTGCACCAATCCTCATCCAAGCTAA